The Oxalobacteraceae bacterium OTU3CINTB1 genome includes a window with the following:
- a CDS encoding ribonucleotide-diphosphate reductase subunit beta — protein sequence MSLSWDEEAAPAVPQAINEAALASGEANAEQVALRVNADDKRIINGKTDVNQLVPFKYKWAWDKYLAGCANHWMPQEVNMQRDIELWKNPNGLTDDERRLVKRNLGFFVTADSLAANNIVLGTYRHITAPECRQYLLRQAFEEAIHTHAYQYIVESLGLDESEIFNAYNEVKSIRDKDEFLIPFIDTLTDPAFTTGTVENDQKLLKSLIVFACLMEGLFFYVGFTQILALGRQNKMMGAAEQYQYILRDESMHCNFGIDLINTIKMENPLLWTPAFKEEIKQLFLKAVDLEYAYAEDTMPRGVLGLNATMFKGYLRFIANRRATQIGLETLFDQEENPFPWMSEMIDLKKERNFFETRVIEYQTGGALNWD from the coding sequence ATGTCGCTGTCCTGGGACGAAGAAGCCGCACCAGCGGTACCACAAGCCATCAACGAGGCCGCACTGGCCTCCGGCGAAGCCAACGCCGAGCAAGTCGCGCTGCGCGTCAACGCCGACGACAAGCGCATCATCAACGGCAAAACCGACGTCAATCAGCTGGTGCCGTTCAAGTACAAGTGGGCATGGGACAAATACCTGGCCGGCTGCGCCAACCACTGGATGCCGCAGGAAGTGAACATGCAGCGCGATATCGAGCTGTGGAAGAACCCGAACGGCCTGACCGACGACGAGCGTCGCCTGGTCAAGCGCAACCTCGGCTTCTTCGTCACCGCCGACTCGCTGGCCGCCAACAACATCGTGCTGGGCACCTATCGCCACATCACCGCGCCGGAATGCCGCCAGTACCTGCTGCGCCAGGCGTTCGAGGAAGCGATCCACACCCACGCCTACCAGTACATCGTCGAGTCGCTGGGCCTGGACGAGTCGGAGATCTTCAACGCCTATAATGAAGTCAAATCGATCCGCGACAAGGACGAGTTCCTGATCCCGTTCATCGACACCCTGACCGATCCGGCCTTCACCACCGGCACCGTGGAAAACGACCAGAAGCTGCTCAAGTCCCTGATCGTCTTCGCTTGCTTGATGGAAGGCCTGTTCTTCTACGTCGGCTTCACCCAGATCCTGGCGCTGGGCCGCCAGAACAAGATGATGGGCGCGGCGGAGCAGTACCAGTACATCCTGCGCGACGAATCGATGCATTGCAATTTCGGTATCGATTTGATCAACACGATCAAGATGGAAAATCCGCTGCTGTGGACCCCGGCGTTCAAGGAAGAGATCAAGCAGCTGTTCCTGAAGGCCGTGGACCTGGAGTACGCGTACGCCGAAGACACCATGCCGCGCGGCGTGCTCGGTCTGAACGCGACCATGTTCAAGGGTTACCTGCGCTTCATCGCCAACCGCCGCGCCACGCAGATCGGTTTGGAGACGCTGTTCGACCAGGAAGAGAACCCATTCCCGTGGATGAGCGAGATGATCGACTTGAAGAAAGAGCGTAACTTCTTCGAGACCCGCGTCATCGAGTACCAGACCGGCGGCGCGCTGAACTGGGATTGA
- a CDS encoding FAD-dependent monooxygenase, with protein MAQHPGVHVGGETLHHPRQIAPLRGGPIGHHFTYLLLARLADDGDDLAAGLRHRRFAHALVARAGAARHQVKFVEPYNLPLMLPQYLTEGVLRDRLAELGHAPRFGHELTRFEQDGEGVTAQLAKADGTTITNTAVRARDPVGADGGRSFGRGAGRRHRRPHRPRRYRGARGARGARGALALGTR; from the coding sequence GTGGCGCAGCACCCAGGCGTTCATGTCGGCGGCGAGACGCTTCATCATCCGCGCCAGATCGCGCCGCTCCGCGGCGGTCCAATCGGCCATCACTTCACCTACCTGCTTCTCGCGCGTTTGGCCGATGACGGCGACGACCTCGCTGCCGGCCTTCGTCACCGCCGCTTCGCGCACGCGCTTGTCGCGCGCGCCGGCGCGGCGCGCCACCAAGTCAAGTTCGTCGAACCGTACAACCTGCCGCTGATGCTGCCGCAGTATCTGACCGAGGGCGTCCTACGCGACAGGCTCGCCGAACTCGGACACGCACCGCGCTTCGGCCACGAGCTGACCCGCTTCGAACAGGATGGCGAAGGCGTCACCGCGCAACTGGCGAAGGCCGACGGCACCACCATCACCAACACCGCGGTGCGGGCACGCGACCCGGTCGGCGCCGACGGCGGCCGCAGCTTCGGACGCGGCGCTGGCCGCCGTCATCGCCGCCCGCACCGGCCGCGCCGATATCGCGGTGCACGCGGTGCACGCGGTGCACGCGGTGCATTGGCGCTCGGTACGAGATGA
- a CDS encoding YggT family protein, which translates to MLIVDAIATLLGGALLLRFWMQAIRVRPPQSVAQFTFQLSDWLVRPLRRIVPGMGGYDWASLIGAFLIVLLATSVLFFAGWPAQAVLLAAFERFLKWILYGFMALLVVEAIFSWVNPNAPLAPFVRALNEPLLKPIRRVVPLVGNLDLSLLVALIALQIAQILLGMAFNGR; encoded by the coding sequence ATGTTGATTGTCGACGCCATCGCCACGTTGTTGGGCGGGGCCTTGCTGTTGCGCTTCTGGATGCAGGCGATCCGCGTTCGTCCGCCGCAATCGGTGGCCCAATTTACGTTCCAGCTCTCGGACTGGCTGGTGCGGCCGTTGCGGCGCATCGTGCCGGGCATGGGCGGTTACGACTGGGCCAGCCTGATCGGCGCCTTCCTGATCGTGCTGCTGGCGACGTCGGTGCTGTTCTTTGCCGGCTGGCCGGCGCAGGCGGTGCTGTTGGCCGCGTTCGAGCGCTTCCTCAAATGGATACTGTACGGCTTCATGGCGCTGCTGGTGGTCGAAGCGATCTTCAGCTGGGTCAATCCGAACGCGCCGCTGGCGCCGTTCGTGCGCGCGCTCAACGAGCCGCTGCTCAAGCCGATTCGCCGCGTGGTGCCGCTGGTGGGCAATCTGGATTTATCGCTGCTGGTGGCGCTGATCGCGCTGCAGATCGCCCAGATTCTGCTGGGCATGGCTTTCAACGGCCGTTAA
- a CDS encoding carbohydrate kinase family protein yields the protein MTQTSIICGSLAIDTILQFPGRFDSILLADQLHKVNVSFLAPTMRTEYGGCAGNVAYNLKMLGGEPRIVGVMGQDNAAYIERLHKLDISTDNILIKQDAYNAQCFVTADEDNNQINAFHPGAMSYAHENDVAKAGAAAVAIISPDGHLGMQKHAADLAKLQIPFIFDPGQQLPMFNGAELIAFIDKATYVTANDYEIELLMERTGLTIPDIASRLEALIVTRGEQGSEIYTKGERIEIPAVKVADVLDPTGCGDAYRAGLLFGITQGWKWETTGRLASLMGAIKIASKGGQNHKLTVGEIADRFEAAFGYRF from the coding sequence ATGACTCAGACCTCCATCATCTGCGGCTCGCTCGCGATCGACACCATCCTGCAATTCCCGGGCCGCTTCGACAGCATCCTGCTGGCCGACCAGCTGCACAAAGTGAACGTGTCGTTCCTGGCGCCGACGATGCGCACGGAATACGGCGGCTGCGCCGGCAACGTCGCCTACAACCTCAAGATGCTGGGCGGCGAGCCGCGCATCGTCGGCGTCATGGGCCAGGACAACGCCGCCTACATCGAGCGCCTGCACAAGCTCGACATCTCGACCGATAACATCCTGATCAAGCAGGACGCCTACAACGCCCAATGCTTCGTCACGGCGGACGAGGACAACAACCAGATCAACGCCTTCCACCCGGGCGCCATGTCGTACGCGCACGAGAACGACGTCGCCAAGGCGGGCGCGGCGGCGGTCGCCATCATCTCGCCGGACGGCCACCTGGGCATGCAAAAGCACGCCGCCGACCTGGCCAAGCTGCAGATCCCGTTCATCTTCGACCCGGGCCAGCAGCTGCCGATGTTCAACGGCGCCGAGCTGATCGCCTTCATCGACAAGGCCACCTACGTCACCGCCAACGACTACGAGATCGAACTGCTGATGGAGCGCACCGGCCTGACGATCCCGGACATCGCCAGCCGCCTGGAAGCGCTGATCGTCACGCGCGGCGAGCAGGGCTCGGAGATCTACACCAAGGGCGAGCGGATCGAGATTCCGGCCGTCAAGGTCGCAGACGTGCTGGACCCGACCGGCTGCGGCGACGCCTACCGCGCCGGCCTGCTGTTCGGCATCACGCAAGGCTGGAAATGGGAAACGACGGGCCGCCTGGCCAGTCTGATGGGTGCGATCAAGATCGCCAGCAAGGGCGGCCAGAACCACAAGCTGACCGTCGGCGAGATCGCCGACCGCTTCGAAGCGGCCTTCGGCTACCGCTTCTAA
- a CDS encoding DUF3426 domain-containing protein has protein sequence MAEQDTRAFEPPSDEPIYTLELDSAVDEAGHERQPDREPTIESDAEVEQEVESEPAAEPEPIPQPIWEPVPEPQPEPQPEPDEEEQSSSVEPAPEDPLAIKPMTHEELEAALAAELALMEQSIAAEAAEQQAPSMAAAERQEPTIDPDSRYDLDEADEEALVQLAAARERDTAPQLHTLLRAASAPSQDHFAPQAEVHSVEPPEPEVEEKEVDDPNEPGFLKRDRRRERYGKTINIAMGVGSLVLVGALAAQGLTTFRNQLAASYPGLKPTLQDICATLGCKLELPTQIDELVIEQGELQTLSETTFSFTTLLRNQSTTAQQWPHIELVLDDANDKAILRRVFTPRDYLGADAALDKGFAPRSEQSVKLYFELKQLKASGYHIAVFYP, from the coding sequence GTGGCCGAGCAGGACACCCGCGCGTTCGAACCGCCCAGCGACGAACCGATCTATACTCTGGAGCTCGACAGCGCGGTGGACGAGGCTGGTCATGAACGGCAGCCTGATCGGGAGCCAACGATCGAATCTGACGCTGAGGTCGAGCAGGAAGTAGAGTCCGAACCCGCGGCCGAACCCGAGCCCATTCCTCAGCCTATCTGGGAGCCTGTCCCCGAGCCGCAACCCGAGCCGCAACCCGAGCCCGACGAGGAGGAGCAATCCTCCTCCGTCGAACCGGCGCCGGAAGACCCGCTCGCCATCAAACCGATGACGCACGAGGAGCTGGAAGCGGCGTTGGCGGCCGAACTGGCACTGATGGAGCAAAGCATCGCCGCCGAGGCCGCCGAACAGCAAGCTCCGTCGATGGCCGCCGCCGAGCGCCAGGAACCAACCATCGACCCCGACTCCCGCTACGACCTCGACGAGGCCGACGAGGAAGCGCTGGTCCAGCTCGCCGCCGCCAGGGAGCGCGACACCGCGCCCCAGCTGCACACCTTGCTGCGCGCCGCCTCGGCGCCGTCGCAAGACCACTTCGCGCCCCAGGCCGAAGTCCACAGCGTCGAGCCGCCGGAACCCGAAGTGGAAGAAAAGGAAGTCGACGACCCGAACGAACCGGGCTTCCTCAAGCGCGACCGCCGCCGCGAGCGCTACGGCAAGACCATCAACATCGCCATGGGCGTCGGCTCGCTGGTGCTGGTGGGCGCGCTGGCCGCGCAAGGCTTGACCACCTTCCGCAACCAGCTGGCCGCCAGCTACCCCGGCCTCAAGCCGACGTTGCAGGACATCTGCGCCACACTGGGTTGCAAGCTCGAACTGCCGACCCAGATCGACGAGCTCGTCATTGAGCAAGGCGAACTGCAAACCCTGAGCGAGACCACCTTCTCGTTCACCACCCTGCTGCGCAACCAAAGCACCACCGCGCAGCAGTGGCCGCACATCGAACTGGTGCTCGACGACGCCAACGACAAGGCCATTTTGCGGCGCGTGTTCACGCCGCGCGACTATTTGGGCGCCGACGCCGCGCTGGACAAAGGATTCGCCCCGCGCAGCGAGCAATCTGTCAAACTCTACTTTGAATTGAAACAGCTGAAAGCATCCGGCTATCACATCGCAGTCTTCTATCCATAA
- the prmA gene encoding 50S ribosomal protein L11 methyltransferase: protein MSWTEIVIEIARDHAEALSDALMEVGALSVSVEDADEGTDQERPLFGEPGMEPTEAAWDHSRVVALTNEDDDQAAIVAAAAEQIKLATLPKFTTRKVEEQDWVRLTQSQFAPIHIGKNIWVVPSWHEAPDPDGLILELDPGLAFGTGSHPTTRLCMEWLEANPAPDKTVLDYGCGSGILAMVAKKVGAGEVVGVDIDPQAIESAADNAERNKCEIEYFLPDTFAQSQHAEQKFDIVVANILSSPLKLMAPMLSGRVAPGGALILSGVLARQAEEVAAAYAPFIKLGVWAEQDGWVALHGRLGSDAVPAPR, encoded by the coding sequence ATGAGCTGGACTGAAATCGTCATCGAAATCGCGCGCGACCACGCCGAAGCCCTGTCGGACGCGTTGATGGAAGTCGGCGCGCTGTCGGTGTCCGTGGAAGACGCCGACGAAGGCACCGACCAGGAGCGCCCGCTGTTCGGCGAGCCGGGCATGGAACCGACCGAAGCGGCATGGGATCACAGCCGCGTCGTCGCCCTGACCAACGAGGATGACGACCAGGCCGCCATCGTGGCCGCCGCCGCCGAACAGATCAAGCTGGCGACCCTGCCGAAGTTCACCACGCGCAAGGTCGAGGAGCAGGACTGGGTGCGCCTGACGCAATCGCAGTTCGCGCCGATTCACATCGGCAAGAACATCTGGGTCGTGCCGAGCTGGCACGAGGCGCCGGACCCTGACGGCCTGATCCTGGAGCTGGACCCGGGCCTGGCCTTCGGCACCGGCAGCCATCCGACCACCCGCCTGTGCATGGAATGGCTGGAAGCGAACCCGGCGCCCGATAAAACCGTGCTCGACTACGGCTGCGGTTCCGGCATCCTGGCGATGGTCGCCAAGAAGGTTGGCGCCGGCGAAGTGGTGGGCGTCGACATCGATCCGCAAGCGATCGAATCGGCGGCCGACAACGCCGAACGCAACAAGTGCGAGATCGAATACTTCCTGCCGGACACCTTCGCGCAATCGCAGCACGCCGAGCAGAAGTTCGACATCGTGGTCGCCAATATCCTGTCGAGCCCGCTCAAACTGATGGCGCCGATGCTGTCGGGCCGCGTCGCTCCCGGTGGCGCGCTGATCCTGTCGGGCGTGCTGGCGCGCCAGGCCGAGGAAGTGGCTGCCGCCTACGCCCCGTTCATCAAGCTCGGCGTCTGGGCGGAACAAGACGGCTGGGTCGCCCTGCATGGCCGGCTCGGCAGTGATGCGGTACCCGCCCCGCGCTAA
- the accC gene encoding acetyl-CoA carboxylase biotin carboxylase subunit, with the protein MFEKILIANRGEIALRIQRACREMGIKTVVVHSEADKDAKYVKLADESVCIGPAPSSLSYLNMPAIISAAEVTDAEAIHPGYGFLSENADFAERVEKSGFVFIGPRSESIRMMGDKVSAKQTMIKAGVPCVPGSDGALPDDPKAIVQIARKVGYPVIIKAAGGGGGRGMRVVHTEAALINAVAMTKTEAGTAFGNPEVYMEKYLENPRHVEIQILADEHKNAVWLGERDCSMQRRHQKVIEEAPAPGIPRKLIEKIGDRCAEACRKIGYRGAGTFEFLYENGEFYFIEMNTRVQVEHPVTEMITGIDIVQEQIRIAAGEKLRFRQRDVMLSGHAIECRINAEDAFKFTPSPGRITSWHVPGGPGVRVDSHAYAGYYVPPHYDSMIGKVISYGATREQAIRRMQIALSEMVVEGISTNIPLHRELMIDARFIEGGTNIHYLEQKLADMPDLHKLSLKAQ; encoded by the coding sequence ATGTTTGAAAAAATCCTCATTGCCAACCGTGGCGAAATCGCCCTCCGCATCCAGCGCGCCTGCCGCGAAATGGGCATCAAGACGGTTGTGGTCCACTCGGAAGCGGACAAAGACGCCAAATACGTGAAGCTGGCGGATGAGTCGGTGTGTATCGGCCCGGCGCCTTCGTCGCTGAGCTATCTGAACATGCCGGCCATCATCAGCGCCGCCGAAGTGACCGACGCCGAAGCGATCCACCCGGGCTACGGCTTCCTGTCGGAGAACGCCGACTTCGCCGAGCGCGTGGAAAAATCGGGCTTCGTGTTCATCGGCCCGCGCTCCGAATCGATCCGCATGATGGGCGACAAGGTCTCGGCCAAGCAAACCATGATCAAGGCCGGCGTGCCTTGCGTGCCAGGTTCCGATGGCGCGCTGCCGGACGATCCGAAAGCCATCGTGCAAATCGCCCGCAAGGTCGGCTATCCGGTCATCATCAAGGCGGCCGGCGGCGGCGGCGGTCGCGGCATGCGCGTGGTGCACACCGAAGCGGCGCTGATCAACGCCGTGGCCATGACCAAGACCGAAGCGGGCACCGCCTTCGGCAATCCGGAAGTGTATATGGAGAAGTATCTGGAAAATCCGCGCCACGTGGAAATCCAGATCCTGGCCGACGAACACAAAAACGCCGTCTGGCTGGGCGAGCGCGACTGCTCGATGCAGCGCCGCCACCAGAAGGTCATCGAGGAAGCGCCGGCGCCGGGCATCCCGCGCAAGCTGATCGAAAAGATCGGCGACCGCTGCGCCGAAGCCTGCCGCAAGATCGGCTACCGTGGCGCCGGCACCTTCGAGTTCCTGTATGAAAACGGCGAGTTCTACTTCATCGAGATGAACACCCGCGTGCAGGTCGAGCATCCGGTGACCGAAATGATCACCGGCATCGACATCGTGCAGGAGCAGATCCGCATCGCCGCCGGCGAAAAGCTGCGCTTCCGCCAGCGCGACGTGATGCTGTCGGGCCACGCCATCGAGTGCCGCATCAACGCCGAGGACGCGTTCAAGTTCACGCCGTCGCCGGGTCGCATCACCTCGTGGCACGTGCCGGGCGGTCCCGGCGTGCGCGTCGATTCGCACGCCTACGCCGGCTACTACGTGCCGCCGCACTACGATTCGATGATCGGCAAGGTCATCTCGTACGGCGCCACCCGCGAGCAGGCGATCCGCCGCATGCAGATCGCGCTGTCGGAAATGGTCGTCGAAGGTATTTCGACCAACATTCCGCTGCACCGCGAACTGATGATCGACGCCCGTTTCATCGAAGGCGGCACCAACATCCATTACCTGGAACAGAAGCTGGCCGACATGCCGGACCTGCATAAACTGAGTTTGAAGGCGCAATAA
- the accB gene encoding acetyl-CoA carboxylase biotin carboxyl carrier protein, with the protein MDLRKLKTLIDLVAESDIAELEVTEGESKVRIVKSSALPQNQMVMMQPQGMQPQYHAAPAPAAAPAAAAAPAVAAEPTGHIVKSPMVGTFYRSSAPGSAAYVEVGAVVKEGDTLCIIEAMKLLNEIDADKSGTITQILVENGQPVEFGQPLFVIG; encoded by the coding sequence ATGGATCTACGCAAGCTGAAGACCTTGATTGATTTGGTCGCGGAGTCGGACATCGCCGAGCTCGAAGTGACCGAAGGCGAGAGCAAAGTCCGCATCGTCAAATCGTCGGCCCTGCCGCAAAACCAGATGGTGATGATGCAGCCGCAAGGCATGCAGCCGCAGTACCACGCAGCTCCCGCGCCAGCCGCCGCGCCGGCCGCAGCAGCGGCTCCGGCCGTCGCCGCCGAGCCAACCGGCCACATCGTCAAATCGCCGATGGTCGGCACTTTCTATCGTTCGTCGGCGCCAGGTTCGGCCGCGTACGTCGAAGTGGGCGCCGTCGTCAAGGAAGGCGACACCCTGTGCATTATCGAAGCAATGAAACTGTTGAATGAAATCGATGCCGACAAATCCGGCACGATCACCCAGATTCTGGTCGAGAACGGCCAACCGGTCGAATTCGGCCAACCGCTGTTTGTGATAGGCTAA
- the aroQ gene encoding type II 3-dehydroquinate dehydratase: protein MAKKLLLLNGPNLNLLGTREPEVYGASTLADVEQAAVAQAEAAGATLSCFQSNHEGALIDRIHAARTEGVDAIVINPGGLTHTSVALRDALAGVSIPFVEVHISNIYQRESFRHHSFLSAIALGTICGLGIEGYRFAIDFAIKRR from the coding sequence ATGGCAAAAAAGCTTCTACTTCTCAACGGTCCCAACCTTAATTTACTGGGCACCCGCGAGCCGGAGGTGTACGGCGCCAGTACGCTGGCCGATGTGGAGCAAGCCGCCGTGGCGCAGGCCGAGGCGGCCGGTGCGACACTGTCCTGCTTCCAGAGCAACCACGAAGGCGCGCTGATCGACCGCATCCACGCAGCCAGGACGGAAGGCGTGGACGCCATCGTCATCAATCCGGGTGGGTTGACCCATACCAGCGTTGCCCTGCGCGATGCCTTGGCGGGCGTGTCCATTCCGTTTGTGGAAGTGCATATTTCCAATATTTACCAGCGCGAGTCGTTTCGCCACCATTCTTTCCTGAGCGCGATCGCACTAGGCACGATCTGCGGACTGGGTATCGAAGGATATCGGTTTGCCATCGACTTCGCCATTAAAAGGCGTTAA
- a CDS encoding TlpA family protein disulfide reductase, producing the protein MNKKHLAAYVGVALLFAASGAWVGFNKQNAAPITTTAPAGVTGPVGALYAQTLPDAKGAPTALAQYKGKAMLVNFWAPWCAPCVQEMPELSELASGEAGKNLQVIGIGIDSPSNIAAFSDKYKITYPVLVAGTSGTDLSRQFGNTGGGLPYTVLIGADGQVKKTYLGRLKFDELRKDLETL; encoded by the coding sequence ATGAATAAAAAACATCTGGCCGCCTATGTCGGCGTCGCCCTCCTGTTCGCCGCATCCGGCGCCTGGGTCGGCTTTAATAAACAAAACGCCGCACCGATCACCACCACCGCGCCAGCCGGCGTGACCGGGCCGGTGGGCGCGCTGTACGCGCAAACGCTGCCGGACGCCAAAGGCGCGCCGACCGCGCTGGCCCAATATAAAGGCAAGGCGATGCTGGTCAATTTCTGGGCGCCATGGTGCGCGCCGTGCGTGCAGGAGATGCCGGAACTGTCCGAGCTGGCCTCCGGAGAAGCGGGTAAGAATCTGCAAGTTATCGGCATCGGTATTGATTCGCCGTCGAATATCGCCGCTTTTAGCGACAAATACAAAATCACCTACCCGGTGCTGGTGGCCGGCACGAGCGGCACCGACCTGTCGCGGCAGTTCGGCAACACCGGCGGCGGCCTGCCGTACACGGTGCTGATCGGCGCCGACGGCCAAGTCAAGAAGACCTATCTGGGCCGCCTGAAATTCGACGAGCTGCGTAAGGACCTTGAAACTCTTTAA
- the mpl gene encoding UDP-N-acetylmuramate:L-alanyl-gamma-D-glutamyl-meso-diaminopimelate ligase yields MGGLAVLAKEAGHRVTGCDANVYPPMSTQLESQGIELIQGFGPEQTALNPDLYVIGNVVSRGNPLIEEILNRGLPYVSGPQWMGEHILRDRWVLAVAGTHGKTTTSAMLTWILEDAGYAPGFLIGGVPLNFGVSARMQGDKDSIFFVIEADEYDTAFFDKRSKFVHYHAKTAILNNLEYDHADIFPDLGAIETQFHHLVRTVPGIGRVIYNGDEASLQRVLKRGCWSEKESFAGKGETDGAEWAMNEYDDGSFDVIFGGETVGKVEWNLTGKHNRANALAAIAAARHVGVPVAQAAKSLATFENVKRRMEVRGTVNDITVFDDFAHHPTAIATTVGGLRQKVGKDTRILAVLEPRSNTMKLGAMKDALPGSLSDADLVFGFGSQQALGWSLGDALAPLGNIASAYEDIDALVEAIVKAARPGDQIIVMSNGGFGGVHNKILEALAR; encoded by the coding sequence ATGGGCGGCCTGGCGGTCCTGGCGAAAGAGGCGGGCCACCGCGTGACCGGCTGCGACGCCAACGTTTATCCGCCGATGAGCACCCAGCTGGAATCCCAGGGCATAGAACTGATACAGGGCTTCGGCCCGGAACAAACCGCGCTCAATCCCGACCTGTATGTGATCGGCAACGTGGTCTCGCGCGGCAATCCGCTGATCGAAGAGATTCTGAATCGCGGCCTGCCATACGTTTCCGGCCCGCAGTGGATGGGCGAACATATATTAAGGGACCGCTGGGTGCTGGCCGTGGCCGGCACGCACGGCAAGACCACCACCTCGGCCATGCTGACCTGGATACTGGAAGACGCCGGCTACGCGCCCGGTTTCCTGATCGGCGGCGTGCCGCTGAACTTTGGCGTCTCGGCCCGCATGCAAGGCGACAAAGACTCGATCTTCTTCGTCATCGAGGCCGACGAGTACGACACCGCCTTCTTCGACAAGCGCAGCAAGTTCGTCCACTACCACGCCAAGACCGCGATCCTGAACAATCTGGAATACGATCACGCCGACATCTTCCCCGACCTGGGCGCCATCGAGACGCAATTCCATCATCTGGTGCGCACGGTGCCGGGCATCGGCCGCGTCATCTACAACGGCGACGAGGCGTCGCTGCAGCGCGTGCTCAAGCGCGGTTGCTGGAGCGAGAAGGAAAGCTTCGCCGGCAAGGGTGAAACCGACGGCGCCGAATGGGCGATGAACGAATACGATGACGGCAGCTTCGACGTCATTTTCGGCGGTGAAACGGTCGGCAAGGTCGAGTGGAACCTGACCGGCAAGCACAACCGCGCCAACGCGCTGGCCGCGATCGCCGCCGCCCGCCACGTCGGCGTGCCGGTCGCGCAGGCGGCCAAGTCGCTGGCGACGTTCGAGAACGTCAAGCGCCGCATGGAAGTGCGCGGCACCGTCAACGACATCACCGTGTTCGACGACTTCGCCCACCATCCGACCGCGATCGCCACCACCGTCGGCGGCCTGCGCCAGAAGGTGGGCAAAGATACCCGCATCCTGGCCGTGCTCGAACCGCGCTCGAACACGATGAAGCTGGGCGCGATGAAGGATGCGCTGCCGGGCAGCCTGAGCGATGCCGATCTGGTGTTCGGCTTCGGCAGCCAGCAGGCGCTGGGCTGGAGCCTGGGCGACGCGCTGGCGCCGCTGGGCAATATCGCCAGCGCCTACGAGGACATCGACGCGCTGGTCGAAGCCATCGTCAAGGCCGCCCGGCCGGGCGACCAGATCATTGTGATGAGCAACGGCGGCTTCGGCGGCGTGCACAACAAAATCCTGGAAGCGCTGGCGCGATGA
- a CDS encoding esterase, whose product MILYLHGFRSSPQSMKGRVISERMAELGLSDQLVCPQLPASPKLAMELALSLIAGVPAEELSIIGSSLGGYYATWLAERIGCRAVLLNPAIVPLQDLDKHVGVTTQFHSDEPFEFKREYIDELRALAIDPVTRPERYFLIAATGDEVLDYRDMVKHYAGARQHVIDGSDHGISEFPEYVDAVLAFCGVEAGR is encoded by the coding sequence ATGATTCTTTATCTACACGGATTCCGCTCGTCGCCGCAGTCGATGAAGGGGCGCGTGATCAGCGAGCGCATGGCCGAACTGGGTCTGTCGGACCAGCTGGTCTGCCCGCAACTGCCGGCGTCGCCGAAGCTGGCGATGGAATTGGCGCTCTCTTTAATAGCGGGCGTGCCGGCGGAGGAGTTGAGTATCATCGGCTCCTCGCTGGGCGGCTACTACGCCACCTGGCTGGCGGAGCGCATCGGCTGCCGCGCCGTGTTACTGAATCCGGCCATCGTGCCGTTGCAGGATCTGGACAAGCATGTCGGCGTGACAACGCAATTCCATTCCGACGAGCCGTTCGAGTTCAAGCGTGAATATATCGACGAGTTGCGCGCGCTGGCGATCGATCCGGTCACCCGCCCCGAGCGCTATTTCCTGATCGCCGCCACCGGCGACGAAGTGCTGGACTATCGCGACATGGTCAAGCATTATGCGGGCGCGCGCCAGCACGTGATCGACGGCAGCGACCATGGCATTTCCGAATTTCCCGAGTATGTGGATGCGGTGCTGGCGTTTTGCGGCGTCGAGGCCGGCCGTTGA